A segment of the Panicum hallii strain FIL2 chromosome 1, PHallii_v3.1, whole genome shotgun sequence genome:
ATTTCCTATAAGTAGAACCTTTGAGTAGCATAGTCTGGTTGTTTTTTGTGCTGCAGTCTCATCCTAGAGACATAATGCTTGAAGAATCTTCTAAtgaaatccagacccatttCCTTGATCTATCCCCTTGTTCTTTAACTATTTAAAGTGTTCCTATGGtctccaaaaagaaaaaaaatgttcCTAGGAAAATTTTGTGCCCCACCATAATCCTAATAATTCTTGGTGTTTATGTATATTTAGAATTATGACATCTTACCTATCTATCACAAGCAACTGCACAATTTTAATATAAAGCATGCTGCttctattttattttcttgAAGGATAATTGTTCTTAGTTATACTACAGAAAATGTCACTCACCACGTGTTCTTATTCTGCCAGGCGAGGAGCTATCGTCACAACATTCATTGTTTGTTATGCTCTTACTTCGTTCATCTCTGGATATGTCAGTGGTGCACTGTATTCACGGCATGGGGGTACGGGCATATTTGTCATGTAAAATGGGACTACGTACCTATGTTTCTCATGAGGTCCTGACTTGTTTTAAATCCCTTTTTTGATGAGCAGGGAAAAACTGGATCAAGGCAATGGCCATGACAGCATCACTTTTCCCATTTATGTGCTTTGGAATTGGTCTAGTGCTTAACACTATTGCTATATTCTACGGATCATTAGCTGCCATACCGTTCGGTACGATGGTGGTTGTTTTTATCCTGTGGGCCTTCATCTCTTTCCCTCTTGCTCTTTTGGGAACTGTTGTTGGTAGAAACTGGAGCGGCGCCCCAAACAATCCGTGCAGAGTAAAGACTATCCCTCGTCCTATTCCTGAGAAGAAATGGTACCTCACACCATCTGTCATTGCCCTTATGGGAGGACTGCTTCCTTTCGGTAGTATCTTCATTGAGATGTACTTTGTCTTCACATCGTTTTGGAATTATAAGGTATGGAGTACTACTCTGTTTTGTTCATCGTCATTGTTTCATTACTAAGGAAGCTTGGGAGTTAATGCTGACGCCTCTTCCTTTTCTATCAACTATTGACAGGTGTACTATGTTTATGGGTTCATGTTGCTGGTCTTTCTGATCCTCATAATTGTAACCATCTGTGTAACAGTTGTTGGTACATATTTCTTGCTAAACGCTGAGAACTACCACTGGCAGTGGACTTCATTCTTCTCTGCTGCTTCCACTGCCGTGTATGTTTACCTCTACTCCATATATTATTACCACATGAAGACCAAGATGTCAGGATTCTTTCAGACGAGCTTCTACTTCGGCTACACCCTAATGTTCTGCTTAGGATTAGGAACACTATGTGGTAAGATCTGCGCTCGACATATACAAAACTCCAGTGTGATTTCAATTGATATTGTTTGGTTGTTTAATCCAGGTGCCGTAGGATATCTTGGATCGACATTGTTCGTGAGGAGGATCTACAGGAATATAAAGTGTGACTAAATGAAGAAAATGTCAACCCCAATCCTGAGGGTGGCGGAGGAAACTGCATACCAGAGCCTTGTTTCTTTGACGACCATTCATTCATCTATCTGCCGCCAAGAAGCCAGGGCATTTTTTTTGTGGAATATGATTTATTCGGACGAGCTGCAAGCCCTTCACTTGTCCTCTTTGTTTCTCTTTGATCTCGCTTGGGGCGATAAATTTTCATGTTAGTTACATAGCAGCGATTGTAGTTGTTGAGTAGGAGCTCTAGTATATATCACAGTTGTTATCCTTGAACCCATCTGAACCTGTATTGATGGGTATAAACTGTAACATCCACGTTACCTGATGTATGATGATAAACACAATTCCAAAAGATCAATCCTTTTCAGCCTTAGGCTTGAGGCTTGAGCATTTTGAGAGGTTATGAGGTAAATTAAAAAAAAGGCTCGGTGGTGTAATTGAAAGTGAAATTAGATTAGCACTGTCTCGAAGATGTGTACTCTGGAAAATGCTACCCAAATGGAGTCTCTGACAGCATGTCCACCTCGGATATTTCCCCTAAAATTACTCGTGTCGTTGTACTATTTTTCAGTCAAAGTCAAATGAGCTTATTTTTTTTGGCGAAAAGAAAACTAGTTAAATGTTCAACACGTCGGTATAGATATTGAGAAATGAAATGGGCATTAATTGGCAAAATCCCATTTGTGGTTAAACGAAATTTAGACAGCAAACTTCAAGTTTGATGTTAACGTTACATCAGAGCATTTTTTTTATTGTAGTCCAAAAACATTTGAAATTGAAACCAATCCTTGAGATTCTATCAGGAAACGTGATAAATTTACCGGAATTTTAGAGAAATCATTTAAATTTCACATGATTCGGGATTTTAGAGAAAATACATAAATTTCCATATGAATCCAGAATTTCAGAGAGAATTTTGTTTTGCAGACTAGCAAAACGGTACTCAAACCCTGTACGCACCAGCGCGCGCTCTGGCCGTAAACCCATCTCGTCTCGCCGGGCAGCGGTCCGGCTCCAGCTCGCTCCCGGTTGCCATGCCCGCCcgtcgccaccgccaccgcttcCTCGCGGCACTCGTCGGGCtccgacccgccgccgccggtttCTCCACGGCGCCGTCCCAAGGTTGCCCGCTACACGCCGCGCTCGCGCGCCGGGGCGCCCCAGCGGCGGCCGCGTTCGCTCTCTACTCCCGCATCCGCGCCGCAGCCTCGCCGACCCCCTACACCTTCTccctcctcctcgcctcccTCGCCTCGTCCTCGCCCCGCGCTCCCTCCCCCGCCGCAGGCGGATGCGATGGCCTCGCCGCCGCGGGGCTCGCGCACGCGCAGGCGCTCAAGTGCGGCGCGCTCGCGCACACCGTCGTCACCAACTGCCTCCTCAAGCTCTACTGCGCGCTCGGCCTCCTGCCCGACGCGCGCAGGGTGTTCGACACGACCGGCGCTGCCGCGCTGGACGCCGTCTCCTGGAACACTATAGTGTCGGGATATGGCAAGAGCGGCGACCTGGAGGCCGCGCGTGAGCTATTCGTCAGAATGCCCGACAGGAGCCTAGTTTCCTGGAGCGCGATGGTCGACGCGTGCATTCGCGCGGAGCAGTTCAGCGAGGCGCTGAGGGTGTTTGATCGGATGATGGAGGAGGGATTTAGGCCAGACGCAGTAGTGCTGGTCAGCATGCTCAAGGCTTGCGCACATCTTGGTGCTGTTGAGAGGGGGCGGTGGGTTCATAGGTATCTGGAAGCAGAGGGGTTTGGGAGGAGGCCAGGGAATGTCATGCTTGAGACTGCGCTTGTGGATATGTATTCCAAGTGCGGGTGCATGGAGGAGGCGTGGCAGGTCTTTGACGGAGTTCGGAGCCATGATGTGGTGCTGTGGAATGCAATGATTGGCGGGCTTGCGACCAATGGTCATGGCAAGCGTGCAATTGAGTTGTTCAGAAGGATGCTTGAGAAGGGGTTTGTGCCGAATGAGTCAACATTTGTCGTTGTTTTGTGTGCGTGCACCCACGCAGGGCGTGTGGATGAAGGAAAGCAGGTTTTCAGGTCCATGCGGGACCATGGGGTTGAGCCCCGGAGGGAGCACTACGGATGCTTGGCTGATCTCCTTGGACGTGCAGGGCTTGTGGAAGAAGCTGAAGCTGTGTTATTGGACATGCCAATGGAGCCACATGCATCACAGTGGGGGTCTCTAATGTCATCGTGCCTGATGCACAACAACATTGTTGTGGGCGAACGTGTGGGAAAGAAACTTATTGAGCTAGAGCCTGATGATGGTGGACGTTATGTTGTTCTGTTCAATCTATATGCAGTCAATGGTTTATGGGAAGATGCAAAAGCTGTTCGGCAGATGATGGAGGAGAGAGGAGCCAAGAAGGAGACGGGCTTGAGCTTTATAGAGTGGAATGGTTTGGTCCATGAATTCATGTCAGGGGATACTAGACACCCCCAAACAAGGATGATCTATGCATTATTGGAAGACATGGAACGGAGGTTACAACTGATTGGTTATGTCAAGGATACCAGCCGAGTGCTTATAGACATGGACGACGAGGAAGATAAGGGCAGTACCTTATCCTACCACAGTGAGAGGCTTGCATTAGCATTTGGAATCCTAAACATTCCCCATGACATGCCTATTCGTATTGTCAAGAACCTTCGAGTGTGCCGTGACTGCCATGTGCATGCCAAACTTGTATCCAAGCTCTACCAGCGTGAGATCATTGTGCGTGACCGCCATCGCTTCCACTTGTTCCGTGATGGGGTTTGCTCCTGCAATGACTATTGGTGAAATTGCTACTGACTACTGGGTATGACATGGTTATCAACATCAATCAGAAAACAGCAACTAAAACAGATTATCAGATGACACATGACTGTTACAACCAAGGTGAATGTGGAGGATAAGAGAAACCATGGTAAAATTTCTCATCATACTATTTTTTCCCAATATCATATATCATGAATAATGTTCTCTTTATATGAAAAAGTAAACATTTTAGAGCTTTTTTAAGATGTAAATGGCTTCAAccatttctctctttttttctcaTTTCTGTTTTCTGAATATTATTGACTGAAGTGTGAATTTCTTGACTAAACAGTGGTTCTTTCGTTTGTTCTTCATTGTACTCTTATTCTTCTACTCACTAGTCACTTTGTCTTGCTACTAGGTTCCCCGTGTTGATCTCTATGTAAGACTGAATTTCCCCGAGAACAGAATCTGATACTGCATAGACTGCTGTTGCAGTCTGCATTTCCTGATGACCAATATCTGTGGAGGACGGCCTACCATTTCCTTCTAAAGTTCCTGCCTCCCGTACCTCATCCAGTTTGGAGTCCCAATGCTTGGCTAATTTTGTCTCGTTGTCACTCAAAAGTCAGAATCAAACAAAGGACTGGTTGATCTTGAGGCTGGTTTCTGATGTTTAACATTGGTTATTGTGATCTCCGATTTCATCTTCTGAACCTCGGCTCAAGTTATCCCCTGCCAAAGTCAACTTGATTTGAGGCCTGGGGCCATCAGAATCAGATGCTCGCTTGGAGTCATGAAAGATCTCAATAAGTCATAACAGTCAATCCTGTGTCTTGGTTGATGATATATGGAACCTTGGAAGCTTTTGATGGGCAAATTCAGAGTTGAAGCCAGGTGATGGTGCAGGTGGAAAGCAGTTGTACGTTTTCAGGTGGCAGCAGATTCAGCTGTAGATGTTTGTCATCCTGTGGTGACGGCGTCGAGAAGGGAAGAAATACCGAAGCCGCCTGCCGGCCGAAGGAAAGCATCTTGTTCCGCTGACCCTGAGGCTGAGAGATCGAGGCCCTTCCAGCAGAGTctatcctctcctctcctctgctctcctctctctctctctctctctctctctctctctctctctctctcagttCCGATGGACTACTCAAGTGGCGCGTCGGCGTCGGGGAGGGCGCGTGCGCGGTGGTGCTACTGCCGCTGCTTCCGCCGGTGGTGCCGCTGCTTCTGCGGCTGCTACTGCTGCAACTGCTTCCCCGACGAGCCCCACGACGaaccccgcgccgccgcctacgCCTAGGGTCCCGGGCTCTCAGGTGCCGATCCTTCCGCCTCCTCTCGACTAAACTAACTTCATCCGTGCCACGCGCACCCTCGATTCGGACTTCGGAGACCGTCGACGTGATTTGCTGGGTGGTTACTCTGTTGATCGCGTGATCGGGCAGGGTAGGTCCTCCGAACTGGAGTCTTGTGTTCGGATTGGACTGGATGTAGCCTGTTGACTGCTGTGTTGCCTTCTGTCATTCTGTTGAAACCGTGATTGTGTCGCCGTCCTGTTGGGACTTCGGGTGGAGCAGTCTGCACTGATTCGTGCACTCTGCATCAGTTAGAGCTTTCAGGGTTTAGCGCTGCATGTTCTGGCAACTAGTCAGGAATCGATATAATTAAGCAGCCTTCGATTCCACGGATGACTTTAGATTGTATGCTTCCTTCTGAACAATAGTAATTCATGCCCAGAAGCAGGCCAGGCCTTCAATTGTTACTCTTATTTGTCGCCATTTAAGCTCATATGCTCTGATTATGTGCTGAACAGCTGAGATGCGCACCATTGATGTGTGTAGAGTGGTAAGGACAGATCCCGGGGGACACTGTTTAGGTTTCATCAATAGGTGGCAGTTGATCACACTGGACTGATGGTGCGGTTGTGCATACATGAGTTGCTCTACTCTGCAAATTCACTCGATTGATGACACAAGTTAACCGATGTTGGATATTCTGATTTAGTTGATCTAGTATCAGCTATCTAAAAGTAATAAATCTTGAATATTTTCCATTCCATTAGGTACCCTTAGGATGTTGGCTTCTTATTTCGCATGTTTACAATACCACACAGTTATTCATTGTCTTAGCATTATGCTTCTGCTGTTTGTACCATAGGAATACGCGAACAAAAGGTTTTGTTTTGACCTTTATTATGTTTCATTTCATCAGGGAGACGCTCATATAGGAATATGAGCACCGTGGGGAAATCGAGTACCGTCCTCATGCACACTAGGAAAATGGCTACCTTATTCTTGAAGTAGATGCTGAAGAAGATATTGCAGTTTCAGAGCTCTTTTTCAGATGGTTTCTGGACAATAAATTTGATGGTACACTAGGCGAATAGTTACTTGTGATGAGGCTGTTTAAAGTATTGTGCTCATAATGGTACCTAGATGGGAATCAAAGTAGCAATTTCTCGTAATACTAGCTAATCTGTGTGACATGGTTTGCTAAACCAAAGTTGCATACTTGTAAAATCTAACTGGCACTTTCTGCATACACTCGGATGTACATAAAAACAAAATTATATTATCTGCTTATCTCCAAAAATACTTTTGTATGTTTACGCACTCTTGTATGACTCAAAAATACTTCTGTATGTTTACACATTCTTGTATGACTATGTTCCAGATTTTGGTATATGTACTAAGGTACTTGATGAATGTCTGGATATACAATTGTGCTGTTATATTCCACATTTCTTCTCCTAACTGGGAATCCCTAGCGTTTCCAGTAACTACTTGCTGCTAATACCATTTGGTTGTGCGTGGAGAAGAAAGTTTAATTGCATTGTGTTTTACTCATTGCGTTGCCATTCTATTATTGCAAGCGGAGAAGAATATTCACAACCATGTATCAAACCTGTGACATGCTCAAGCAGCATTAACATTCCGAGCTATTTATTGTGTGCACAAACAATTGTATCAGAAACTGGTGCATTTCTGGAGGTATGCCTTGCGTCGGTGTCTGACTGAAACCCTGCACAAGTGTTAATcctgcatgcatgcatatcCCTATTTGTCACTTGGGGCCATATGCCTGAACTGTCAGCTGCAGCTGTGCTGTTGCGTATTACATGCATCCTGTAATCGCCCACTGAAAGGTTAGTGTCAGTAATCAATATGCATTGCCGTTGTTGACTATCAGGTACCAAATCTTGTCCGCTTGCCCAGAGGAAATTGTTCACCCTGCAGCGCTGACGGCTCGTCTAGTCGTCTTCTGGATGCTAGCTCATTTCTGGTCATCCATTGCAGCAGCGTGCAGCGAGTTCCACTCCACCTGCAACATCAGCAAACAGATTGAGCAGCCTGGATGCCTCGTCAACTTCTTCTTCGTCAGCAACAGCAGCTCGATCGGAGGTAACAGCTACTCGCACACTAAAACTTTAGGAAGATTCTCGCGCTGCAAAACAAGGTTTTGCCTCGAAACTGAATAAAGACACTGGTCTGAGCAAGCAGGTCTGGTGTGTAGCAATGCATTTCAAGCTGAGCTCCGGTCCAACTACGAGTCTCCATCACGGATCGGCACGTCTGAATACTCGTGCCGACCGCTGGCTGACTGGTGAGTGACCCCGACGATCAATCATACTGTCTCATCATATGTTGATCTGGTCACAccattttttttttaattttgcaCGAGTGCTGCCAGTACCATCAGGCTACCAGTGCAGGCTGCCTCTCACTGTTTCGCTTGCCACCTCGCTGGCTGCCTCGCCTGAATTGAGGACCTTGAAAAGCTGAAACTAACCAGGCAACCCTGGATGAGGATGACCATGCCCTCCTGCTCTGCACTGACTGGTGATTGCAGCATCAGCTCAGCCTTCATGCTTCCCTGAACCTGAACCAAGAACCAAGATAAAAGCTCCAGTTCAGCTCTGGCCACGCCCTCACATGGTCAACAAAGTAAGAGAATTCCTCGCATTTTTGTCCACTTGTGGTCATTGGTATAGTGTGCCACAGTGCCTTTACACTTTACACCTGCCAGGCGGCCAGATCAAGGCCATCCCCTCCTCTCTTGGGGTCAACTTGGTACTGACCAGAGGGAGATCACATGCAGCAGTACTCTACTTTGTCAGATAGATGTGTCAGTCAGAATCAGGCATCAGGCTATGGGCCTggcgatggatggatggatgggagAGAAGAGATCTTCCATGGCAGCTTTGCCCCCAGCTCAGTTCCTACCGCGAGCAGAGTACTCTACTGCTCTACCCTGCGGTGGCGCCGCTGCTCCCGGGTCAACAACTGGATCAACCAGGCAAAAGCTTCCAGCAGAGGCGAGCTACACATCAGGGAGTTCCGATTCTGACCACTGGCTCTGTTCCTCCACCTCCCTGTTCATGTTCTAGCATAGAACTCGAATCGAGCTGCTCCAAACATGGGGAGATCTCTCTCTAGCTCGAGCctagagctagctagctagccgtTGAGAGGCTTTCAGCAGCTTTGGTTTCCTCTGAAAAACGGTAGGAAAACACTCAGAGGTCTGACTTTGCCTGTTGCGCATGCAATTGCCTTCTGCTCTCTGCGAGAGAAGGTGCAGTGGTGTAGGCACAGGAAGGGGGCCTACATGGCTAGATGAAATATCCTTCGGCTTGGCTACCCGTCAAACTTGTGATCTTGTCGTCATGCACGTTGCACACACACAGGGTCAACAATTGTTTAGCATTTCATGGAATGTCAACCTGCCAAAGTTAAACCTTGATGATCACTTCATCAGAAAACCTAGGATTATCTGTTGGCTTCCATATAGAAGAACACTACTGTTTTCAAGTCTcacttcttcttttttctttttgcatTCACTTGTACGTGCTAGTGCATTTATGATCAGACATGCCCAAGGACTGTCATGGCTACTACAGAGAAGAAGCAACAAGAGGCACTCGAGGAAGAAGGAAGGGACACAGGATGGCAACCACCAGGGCCCCTCCTGCTCTGGCATGAGCTACTGCTACTGCAATGCAGGCGGCTCATGAGGGAGGCCATGGCGTTTCCTGTACTCGTGGCCAGCCGGCCGCTCAGTTGCCGCCGCTGCAGAGGTCCAGCAGCTTCTTCCTCGCCTCCACCACTTCGTCGAACAGGTCGTCGATCAGCGCCAGCACGTCCTCGCACGCGGCCCGGAGCGCGCCCGCGCGCAGGCCcacctccgccgcggccgccgccacgtcgccgccgtgctccgcggcctccttcgcctcctccacggccgcgcgcgcgcggcggaacTCGTGCATCATCACCccggcaccgccgcccgccgcggccaCGGACcggccggcctccgccgccgcgcgctgctGCGCGCGGGACAGCGCCGACGCGAACGCCGCGCCGAAGTAGGAGCCGCAGTCCCCGGCGGCCCCGGCGCCCGCGTTGGGGTCGGTCCAGTAGTGGAGCACGCCCCAGGAGAGGAGCGTGAGCAGGAAGGAGGTGAGCATCCTGGTGGCGCAGAGCACGCCGCGGAAGCCGTTGAAGCCGCCCAGCTTGGCGTCGGCGGGGACGCCCTCGCTGAGGCGGAGCGCGAGCGCCTCCGCGCGCGCCTCGACCAGCGCGCGGTTCTCCTCCTTGAGCGCCATGGCCTCCCTCCTGCACACGCTGATCGCCCGCGGCACCTGCTGGCAGTTCGATTACTCTTACCGGTCAGCTTCTTTCTTGCTTGCTTCAGAGCAGCATGAAGATTGATCGATCAAGCAAGCAAGAAATTAACTAGAAGGCACTCATTACCTGGCGCGAGAGGTTGGGGCTGGAGGGCGCCTGCATGAGGAGCGAGGCGAGCTGGGCGGCGCTGCCGGCGTAcccctcgacggcggcggcgccgaggcgCAGCGCGCGGCACGCGTCGCAGAGCCTGGACGCCTCGTCCATGTACTCGTCCAGCCACGCCGCGCCCCCCGGGAGGTGGAGCGACGCGACGAGTCGCGCCAGGCCCGCGTGCGCGGCGCGGAGCAGCGCCAGCGCGGCCCGGAGCGAGGGCAGCGACAGGAACGGCGACGACGCCAGCGAGCGGTCCAGGTCGTCGAGCCCCCGAGCCAGCGTCGCGTAGAAGGCGGCCGCCGTCGATGACGTTGGCGCCTTGACGCTCATGGCCGCCGCTGGCGACGAGTAGCTACCTAGCTCCGGACAAGGCAAGAGCGAAGACAGGCGACAGGGCTAGCTAGCTGTGAAGGGTAATGGCGCGAGCGCGACGGTGCAACCGTGCGGATGGACGGGATCGGTGGCCTGGAGCGACGGCGACCTTGTTCTCACTCGACCGCAACGCGAGCCAAGGTAAGAACGGAGCCAGGCGGTGACAGCGACGGGGCTGCGAGCTAGCTAGCTCCCTGATCTCGCTCCCTCAAGTGGTGGTGGCCATGGTTGCCAGCTGTTGCGGTGTAGGATGGAGACTTGGAGATGGCTAACAAGCTAGCAGGCGTCTGGATTTGGAGGGCAATCTTTGCGTTGCGCGTGTTATATAGGGCCGCCACCACCACTTGCGCTGCACGAGGGTCGCAGCCAACGGGACGGGACGGAACGGGGTCACGGGGCCGGGGGACGGTTTGCCGCCACGGGCCGGCGAGCTAGTGCGAGCTATGATGGCCTCATGAGAGGAGGGAGCTGGTGGAGTCAGTTCGCCGGTTGCCTAGCTATAGCTGCTACACAAGTGATCCGATCCACCGGCCGGCCCTTCTCTTTCTGCTTTTTTTCCAACTCCTTTTTCGCGAGATTAGATAGTCGTAGAAATACGCGAGGGCATTCCCTCTTTCCTTTTCATGCCCTATTTTTCTCGCTATACACGTAACTCTATGAAAACACTTTATTGGCCACtaattttattttgtttcaCTAAATCTTCTATGAAAATAAAATCATGATGGTGTGAAAGTATTTTTTTTATGAAATATAGTATAGACGCAGACGCTCACATACACGTATGCACACTCACCTCTATAAATACACGCACGCAACCGTACCTACGAGCATCCTTAAGAGACTGAGCCGCCAGATCCTCAAGATTGATAAAGTCATCACAGGATTATCAATTTTACACTTTCATTGAATATTGATAAGCATTCCTACTCTCACTACAAGTATAGTCCGAAATTGGTGTAGCAGCGGCTGTGAAAATTCCACCGTGCCCAACTGCATGGATTGTTGAATTGCAGGATGCTGGATGCGGAGGTGGGTATGCTAGATTATTACAAGTGAGACTAGCTAGCAATTTAGAGCGGTCATGAGGGAGAATCCTACCCAAATTTGATTAATGACTTGACCCCGAATCTTTCCTCCAGAATGGCCACTACCATGGGCTCTGGTCACTCTCCAGTGCATCACCACTGTATCAGCCCCCTACATCCTCTAGCTTACTACTACAGGTAGTAAAATTAAAACATGTACTAGCAAACTAAACAATTTCCCAGTGTACTTGTTGCCGATAGTTTATTCATGCAGAACAATGCCTACCTACTCCTATTCAAAATACACAAACATGCATTCTCCTGTTGAGCAATAGTAGGAGTGACCTGGTGATGCATGGTATTTCGCTGCACACAGGATGTTTCTTTAGTGGGTGAAGAAGACATCGCCGAACTCGTACAGCCGATATGATGCCTCCTTTTCTCcccttcttttttccttttcctctttcttttttgcAAAAAGATGGGCATTCGTTCCTCCTTTTCTCACTTGCATTGGTATATAAGATAATAAGAATGCTCTTAGTTTATCTTGCCATGGGGGCATCAAAGCCTGGTCCATCTCTAATCCCTTCATTAAGCTGGTATACATTACTGCTACTTGTTAACATAATTGCTCCATAAAGTGAGAGCGAGATTGGGTCGATGAACAGTTTATTTTCTTCTTATTCAATCTCCTTTCCTCCTGAGCTTTCCATCTTAAAGGGGAACTTGGTGGCCTGGGAGTTGGAAGTGTATTAGTACAAATACAACTAATAAGACTAGTATACATCTGAGACTTCCTTTGTTGCTTTTGTTTTGGAGAAACCTGGACCAAGATCACCCAATCTTGTGAGGTGATTGCGATGGTGCTAGGCAAACAGATAGTGCTGGTAGGCAAAGGAAGGCCATTGGTTGATTGGCTCGCTAGCTCTCTCATGTGAAGGATTTGTGATTTTAGAGGCCGGCCCCCTTGGCATGAAGGGACACTCCATTTGATATGTGTGATGTCCAAATGATTACATGGCGTGCCCACATTATTAGCTTTATGTTCATTTCGCTCCGTCTCGTCTCGCCTCGCTTTTTTACTTTATTTGCATCTACCATTTCAATTCAACTCCATGATGGATGGCATTGTTGAACCGGTAATCCGTGCCACTcacgatgacgacgacgacggcgacggttGTTAACTTCGCACTCTCTCTCGCATTACCGAGACTAATCATCTCTTTGCATTGCTTGTTCCAAGAGACCTTGGAATGGCTCACCATGTGACCTTCATGAAGGACCCCTCATCTCAAAACCTCATTTCGTCGTGACATCTGTTGGGGACATGGGAATCATGCATTCATGTGAGGTAGATGACCATGAATCAGATAGTAGCAGCTCCTTTTGCCTGCTCAAAATCCTAATTCCCGGGGTTCTGATCCTCTGGCACTCctagggaagggaagggaaggggatgCATTGTGCATTGCATCAAATCCATATCTCCGGACCACTATGTAGATCTCCCTTTTGGATTCTCACTTGGCCCAAAGCTCTGCTTTTCCTGCGGCAATTGATGCATCTTAATAACTTATTGGAATACTCCTGGTTTTTCTTTTCATGCGACTAATGTTTATCTGGCACTTGCACTAGCATCTTTTTTTTATTGGACAACACAATAAAACCATGTTACGTATGGATGAACAATAACACATAAGGATGAAATGAAACAGAGTATTTCACACAAGAATTCTGGATAAATAGACCATTGCAAGTGTAGAtgtttataattttttttagaTAAAGCAACCTGTTTCTTATAGGCATAAAATATTTGTTCAGAAATTATTAACTACGAatacttaaactgttttgtactTTTGAGCTAGTTCAATAAGCATTGCTCCCATGAAAATTTGTTACAATGAACAGAACC
Coding sequences within it:
- the LOC112892094 gene encoding putative pentatricopeptide repeat-containing protein At5g40405 yields the protein MPARRHRHRFLAALVGLRPAAAGFSTAPSQGCPLHAALARRGAPAAAAFALYSRIRAAASPTPYTFSLLLASLASSSPRAPSPAAGGCDGLAAAGLAHAQALKCGALAHTVVTNCLLKLYCALGLLPDARRVFDTTGAAALDAVSWNTIVSGYGKSGDLEAARELFVRMPDRSLVSWSAMVDACIRAEQFSEALRVFDRMMEEGFRPDAVVLVSMLKACAHLGAVERGRWVHRYLEAEGFGRRPGNVMLETALVDMYSKCGCMEEAWQVFDGVRSHDVVLWNAMIGGLATNGHGKRAIELFRRMLEKGFVPNESTFVVVLCACTHAGRVDEGKQVFRSMRDHGVEPRREHYGCLADLLGRAGLVEEAEAVLLDMPMEPHASQWGSLMSSCLMHNNIVVGERVGKKLIELEPDDGGRYVVLFNLYAVNGLWEDAKAVRQMMEERGAKKETGLSFIEWNGLVHEFMSGDTRHPQTRMIYALLEDMERRLQLIGYVKDTSRVLIDMDDEEDKGSTLSYHSERLALAFGILNIPHDMPIRIVKNLRVCRDCHVHAKLVSKLYQREIIVRDRHRFHLFRDGVCSCNDYW
- the LOC112892107 gene encoding uncharacterized protein LOC112892107 isoform X1, whose product is MSVKAPTSSTAAAFYATLARGLDDLDRSLASSPFLSLPSLRAALALLRAAHAGLARLVASLHLPGGAAWLDEYMDEASRLCDACRALRLGAAAVEGYAGSAAQLASLLMQAPSSPNLSRQQVPRAISVCRREAMALKEENRALVEARAEALALRLSEGVPADAKLGGFNGFRGVLCATRMLTSFLLTLLSWGVLHYWTDPNAGAGAAGDCGSYFGAAFASALSRAQQRAAAEAGRSVAAAGGGAGVMMHEFRRARAAVEEAKEAAEHGGDVAAAAAEVGLRAGALRAACEDVLALIDDLFDEVVEARKKLLDLCSGGN
- the LOC112892107 gene encoding uncharacterized protein LOC112892107 isoform X2, giving the protein MSVKAPTSSTAAAFYATLARGLDDLDRSLASSPFLSLPSLRAALALLRAAHAGLARLVASLHLPGGAAWLDEYMDEASRLCDACRALRLGAAAVEGYAGSAAQLASLLMQAPSSPNLSRQVPRAISVCRREAMALKEENRALVEARAEALALRLSEGVPADAKLGGFNGFRGVLCATRMLTSFLLTLLSWGVLHYWTDPNAGAGAAGDCGSYFGAAFASALSRAQQRAAAEAGRSVAAAGGGAGVMMHEFRRARAAVEEAKEAAEHGGDVAAAAAEVGLRAGALRAACEDVLALIDDLFDEVVEARKKLLDLCSGGN